A window of Formosa sp. Hel1_31_208 contains these coding sequences:
- a CDS encoding SprT-like domain-containing protein, translated as MQDNLKAYIPENAYDNVMSLLDHDHLIVKVKTERKTRHGDYKRMPNGKHQISVNSNLNSYRFLITLIHEVAHFEAYKNYGKFIKPHGIEWKHTFQHLMLPFLNPDIFPSELLPLLAKHFKNPKASSDTDVPLAFALKQFDLPNDKTFIFEVPLHQTFKLYNGRTFRKGLKRRTRYECVEVKTGKIYLFNANAEVDMVVH; from the coding sequence ATGCAAGATAACCTTAAGGCATATATTCCTGAAAACGCATACGATAATGTTATGAGCCTTTTAGATCATGATCATCTTATCGTGAAAGTTAAAACGGAACGTAAAACGAGACACGGGGATTATAAACGGATGCCTAACGGAAAACATCAAATCTCAGTGAATTCTAATTTGAATAGCTATAGGTTTTTAATAACCCTTATTCATGAAGTTGCACATTTTGAAGCATATAAAAACTACGGAAAATTTATTAAACCACACGGCATAGAATGGAAGCATACCTTTCAACATTTAATGTTACCGTTTTTAAATCCTGATATTTTTCCTTCTGAATTATTGCCGCTACTTGCAAAACATTTTAAAAATCCGAAAGCGTCCAGTGATACAGATGTACCACTCGCCTTTGCTTTAAAGCAATTTGACTTGCCAAACGATAAAACATTTATATTTGAAGTACCTTTACACCAAACTTTTAAGTTGTATAACGGACGTACATTTAGAAAAGGTTTAAAACGCCGAACACGTTACGAATGTGTTGAGGTAAAAACAGGTAAGATTTATTTGTTCAACGCCAACGCAGAGGTAGATATGGTGGTACATTAA